In Methanoregula sp., a single window of DNA contains:
- a CDS encoding GMP synthase subunit A, which produces MRPIYVVNNFGQFNHLIHRALRDLEIDVELVPNTTSQEQVAEGCRGIILGGGPAIERAGNCSQYLDLGLPVLGICLGLHIIAKKFNGDVHPGRSGGYGPVEIEICQHDDILAGYPDNMSVWASHADEVSRLPDGFTLLARSSICNNEAIALPDKQIYGLQWHPEVSHTFQGNRIFENFNLLTLENRG; this is translated from the coding sequence ATGCGTCCTATCTATGTAGTCAATAACTTCGGCCAGTTTAATCACCTCATCCACCGTGCTTTGCGGGATCTGGAGATCGATGTGGAACTGGTGCCCAATACTACTTCTCAAGAACAGGTTGCGGAAGGATGCAGGGGGATCATTCTTGGAGGTGGCCCGGCCATAGAGCGTGCAGGGAACTGCAGCCAGTATCTCGACCTCGGATTACCGGTACTGGGGATCTGCCTTGGCCTTCATATCATCGCAAAAAAATTTAACGGGGACGTGCATCCCGGTCGCAGCGGAGGATACGGCCCGGTTGAAATAGAAATCTGCCAACATGATGATATTCTCGCAGGTTACCCGGACAACATGAGCGTCTGGGCATCGCATGCCGATGAAGTATCACGGTTACCGGATGGATTTACGCTGCTTGCCCGTTCATCTATCTGCAATAACGAGGCAATCGCCCTTCCGGATAAACAGATATACGGGCTCCAGTGGCACCCGGAAGTGAGTCATACGTTTCAGGGGAACCGTATTTTTGAAAATTTCAACCTGCTCACGCTTGAGAACAGGGGATGA
- a CDS encoding DUF3821 domain-containing protein: protein MNMISKNAKCCVLLIFGILFLISPVFAAISTIRLGETVFLGEQGLDITLAMEGDTQIGWWASAASITDSAPTGIVPVSNPTSFSVSPNTFGSQTGVWYHINSLGKANGTAFNIADPQLDIIVEDTSVNVDVTDKWVPTDDELRFRIDTNLVPISGRTGQSWTPITIKVQSPDGAIFSSLISKTGGTTSIVDYHVQTSPQYTDSIWGTSNRAIYPPGRYTIWAECNVNSMKDNYGVTGKTISRKISLLNQDQNPLIGGYMPTTNPTSPTSTPTTKATTFPTPKLTTSKNTPMPSLTQPPIPSATPTTAETVVTLQPTLIPTKTKSAGFEAILSGLAIIAVLVFAQKNNK from the coding sequence ATGAATATGATAAGCAAAAACGCAAAATGCTGTGTTTTATTGATATTCGGGATCCTTTTTTTGATTAGTCCTGTGTTTGCTGCAATCAGTACAATACGTCTTGGCGAAACGGTTTTTCTTGGCGAACAGGGACTCGATATAACCCTTGCAATGGAAGGGGATACACAGATTGGATGGTGGGCATCCGCAGCATCGATTACAGACAGTGCCCCCACGGGTATTGTACCTGTTTCAAATCCTACAAGTTTCTCCGTCTCTCCAAATACATTTGGGTCTCAAACCGGTGTATGGTACCACATTAACTCCTTGGGAAAAGCAAATGGAACGGCATTCAATATAGCAGATCCACAACTGGATATTATTGTCGAGGACACTTCGGTCAATGTTGATGTGACAGATAAATGGGTACCCACAGATGACGAACTCCGTTTCAGGATTGATACAAATCTGGTGCCCATATCAGGAAGAACAGGTCAATCGTGGACCCCAATAACTATCAAAGTCCAGTCTCCTGATGGAGCGATTTTTTCATCATTGATCAGCAAAACCGGAGGTACAACATCCATCGTTGATTATCATGTTCAAACAAGCCCCCAATATACCGATTCAATCTGGGGTACCAGCAATCGAGCTATCTATCCCCCAGGAAGGTATACGATATGGGCTGAATGTAACGTCAACAGCATGAAAGACAATTATGGTGTGACGGGTAAGACTATAAGCAGAAAAATCAGTTTACTAAATCAGGATCAGAATCCTCTTATCGGTGGATATATGCCGACAACAAATCCTACCTCCCCGACAAGCACTCCTACTACAAAAGCTACAACCTTTCCAACTCCGAAACTGACGACATCTAAAAATACTCCCATGCCTTCCCTCACTCAACCCCCGATACCCTCAGCCACTCCCACAACTGCCGAAACCGTAGTTACTCTGCAACCGACACTGATCCCCACAAAAACAAAATCAGCCGGATTCGAAGCTATCCTTTCGGGTTTAGCCATAATAGCAGTACTGGTATTTGCACAAAAAAACAATAAATAA
- a CDS encoding nitroreductase family protein — protein MNVVTTVIKSRHSVRKFKPDSISAIIIKDVLECAAQAPTAMNLQPWLFGVIKNKEVLANIASIADHGKFIAECPLCIAVFGEKKETYYLEDCCAATENIILALQAHGVASCWVAGEKKVYADQIRVLLDVPDQYVLVSLIAAGLPAEISMTNKKEMKKIVFHEKFETDLYA, from the coding sequence ATGAATGTAGTAACCACCGTGATAAAATCCCGTCATAGTGTACGGAAATTTAAACCTGATTCTATCAGTGCTATCATAATAAAAGACGTGCTTGAATGTGCTGCGCAGGCACCCACAGCAATGAATCTCCAGCCGTGGTTGTTTGGTGTTATTAAAAATAAAGAAGTACTTGCGAATATTGCATCAATCGCAGATCATGGAAAGTTCATTGCAGAATGCCCCTTATGCATTGCGGTTTTTGGCGAGAAGAAAGAAACCTACTATCTTGAGGATTGCTGTGCTGCAACAGAAAACATTATTCTGGCTTTGCAGGCTCACGGGGTTGCATCCTGCTGGGTTGCCGGAGAGAAAAAAGTGTATGCTGACCAGATTCGTGTCCTGCTTGATGTTCCCGATCAATATGTATTAGTCTCACTCATCGCGGCCGGTCTTCCCGCTGAGATTTCAATGACAAATAAAAAGGAAATGAAAAAAATAGTCTTCCATGAAAAATTTGAAACTGATTTATATGCGTGA